The genomic window AGAACCACATACGGCAAAGGCCTAACCGTTGGTCCAGTTATCACGGCGCCGCCCTTAATTGGATCATAAGTACTACCGTGACAGAGGCAATGAATGACGCCCTTCAGGGATCCAGCGCTGGTTTGGGCTGGTTGACATGAGGGGACATTGGGATAAAAAGATATGAGGGGGGCCTGGCACCCTAAGTGCTGACATATGCCGCTATAGGCCACTATTGACTTGCTTGGCCCCACGCCGCCCGGAAAATCATATGTGGCGCCCGTTTGCGGAACCGTTACCGTGGTCGGCGGCACCGCCACTGGGTTACCGTTCTCATCCCCGATATTTATCAACATATTCGGCTCATTACTTAATGGGTAACTGAATACGTATAGATTAGTGGCGTTAGGCGGTATAGAGCTTGCCTTTATTGGGTTACCATTCTCATCCAGAAGCTTAAGCGTTGGGAAACTTGTGAGTCCAGTGATCGGCGGAATTATTTCCTCCACTAATG from Thermocladium sp. ECH_B includes these protein-coding regions:
- a CDS encoding (2Fe-2S)-binding protein — translated: MPKEEKENVDLIRRRTLKALVALAGAAVIMGAVPPLVEEIIPPITGLTSFPTLKLLDENGNPIKASSIPPNATNLYVFSYPLSNEPNMLINIGDENGNPVAVPPTTVTVPQTGATYDFPGGVGPSKSIVAYSGICQHLGCQAPLISFYPNVPSCQPAQTSAGSLKGVIHCLCHGSTYDPIKGGAVITGPTVRPLPYVVLRYDSSTDELYAEKMIGPVVYGHPGFGNPTPDVVNDPMGDLQGGSPVTSAVVSNLGKLSQCG